The following coding sequences lie in one Silvanigrella aquatica genomic window:
- a CDS encoding lipocalin family protein, giving the protein MKKLLILVFILVLGCTTFANEDNSGSQFPLCHMEANTLMISSSSCNLDLPRYMGKWYEQAHLPTFFQKDCISSTAEYSIKEDGNVKVINTCFKANGSLKEIVGKAKVNTKDPSGRSLIVSFNWVTEIVNFFNGVNYYVYFVDDLYKYAIVGTLKKDMLWILTRDETIDTETLQKLLDIAKQNDFNLSTLIYDIR; this is encoded by the coding sequence ATGAAAAAACTGTTAATTTTAGTATTTATTCTGGTTTTAGGATGTACAACTTTTGCAAATGAAGACAATTCTGGTTCTCAGTTTCCTTTGTGTCATATGGAGGCAAATACTCTAATGATTAGCAGTTCTAGTTGCAATCTTGATTTACCTCGTTATATGGGAAAATGGTATGAGCAAGCTCATTTACCCACTTTTTTTCAAAAAGATTGTATCTCTTCAACAGCAGAATATTCAATCAAGGAGGATGGCAATGTTAAAGTTATTAATACATGTTTTAAAGCTAATGGCTCTCTAAAAGAGATTGTTGGAAAAGCAAAAGTCAATACTAAAGATCCAAGTGGCCGTAGTTTGATTGTAAGTTTTAATTGGGTTACTGAAATTGTTAACTTTTTTAATGGAGTCAATTATTACGTATATTTTGTAGATGATTTATATAAATACGCTATCGTTGGAACTCTTAAAAAAGATATGCTTTGGATTTTGACTCGTGATGAAACTATTGATACTGAAACTCTTCAAAAATTGCTCGATATTGCTAAACAAAATGATTTTAATTTGTCTACATTGATTTATGATATTAGATAA
- a CDS encoding dicarboxylate/amino acid:cation symporter, translating into MSLFSTFRKNFFMNTPFLYFTMIILGIACGFSNNIMLQDFAQFISDIFIKIFKCISLPIIALSLIVTLSSHKADQSSKKIWQRTIFYTITTTILAATVSCILYLIVKPSNIQILSAKGALPKTDDISYLEHLSNIIPSSILSPFLNQQVISVLFIGIITGIAIRFIPEPESKKTILNFFQGAHSLFLVITKWIIKIIPLGLFGFISVTVTQIQSGMEFAGIGEYIAIIVLANLIQGFVILPVWLKSNGIPPFKTMKAMLPALSLAFFTKSSAGTLPVTIETAEKNANVNPKVSRLVLPLCTTINMNGCAAFIFTTVLFLMQNHGMEISIGTMILWIFISTIAAVGNAGVPMGCFFLSASLLASMNVPIALLGIIIPFYGVIDMIETSLNVWSDSCVAKVVNTKMEKDVLLTTEAS; encoded by the coding sequence ATGAGTTTATTTTCCACTTTTCGTAAAAATTTTTTTATGAATACCCCCTTTCTTTATTTTACCATGATCATTCTTGGAATTGCCTGCGGCTTTTCAAACAACATAATGTTACAGGATTTCGCACAATTTATATCTGATATTTTTATTAAAATATTCAAATGCATCAGCCTTCCTATCATTGCCTTGTCTTTAATTGTAACGCTATCGAGTCACAAAGCCGATCAGTCAAGCAAGAAAATTTGGCAACGTACCATTTTTTATACCATCACAACGACCATTTTAGCCGCTACTGTTAGCTGTATTTTATATTTAATTGTCAAACCCAGTAACATCCAAATACTCAGCGCAAAGGGAGCACTTCCTAAAACAGATGACATTAGCTATCTCGAACATCTGTCAAATATCATCCCTTCAAGCATTCTTTCTCCTTTTTTAAACCAACAAGTGATTTCAGTTTTATTTATTGGCATAATCACTGGAATTGCCATCCGATTTATTCCAGAACCTGAATCTAAAAAAACAATCTTAAATTTTTTCCAAGGTGCTCATTCCTTATTTCTTGTCATCACAAAATGGATTATTAAAATTATTCCTCTCGGATTATTTGGTTTTATTTCTGTTACGGTAACTCAAATTCAAAGCGGAATGGAATTTGCAGGAATTGGGGAATACATTGCGATCATTGTTTTGGCCAATCTTATTCAAGGATTTGTTATTTTACCTGTTTGGCTTAAGTCTAATGGAATTCCCCCCTTCAAAACAATGAAAGCCATGCTCCCCGCTCTCTCTCTTGCCTTTTTTACAAAATCATCTGCTGGTACCTTACCTGTTACCATAGAAACTGCCGAAAAAAATGCAAATGTAAACCCCAAAGTCAGTCGCCTGGTATTACCTTTGTGCACAACAATTAATATGAATGGATGTGCTGCCTTTATTTTCACAACAGTTCTTTTTCTTATGCAGAATCATGGCATGGAAATTTCTATAGGAACAATGATTCTTTGGATATTTATCTCAACTATTGCCGCTGTCGGAAATGCCGGCGTGCCTATGGGCTGTTTTTTCTTAAGCGCAAGCCTCCTCGCCAGCATGAATGTTCCCATCGCATTACTTGGAATTATTATTCCCTTTTACGGCGTCATTGACATGATTGAAACCTCTCTCAATGTATGGTCCGACTCCTGCGTGGCTAAGGTTGTAAATACAAAAATGGAAAAAGATGTTTTGCTTACAACAGAAGCTTCTTAA
- a CDS encoding DMT family transporter, with protein sequence MMNSFVFLIVSIVFEVFATSALKMSEGFTKVWPTFCVILGYGVAFYFLSLSTKQLPLSFVYAAWSGLGTILISLVGYFYFKETFDILKIIGLFLIILGVVFMKYSNVQLK encoded by the coding sequence ATGATGAATTCTTTTGTTTTTTTAATTGTTTCAATTGTTTTTGAAGTTTTTGCAACATCGGCATTAAAAATGTCTGAAGGATTTACTAAAGTATGGCCCACATTTTGTGTTATTTTAGGGTATGGTGTGGCCTTTTATTTTTTATCTCTTAGCACGAAGCAACTTCCCTTGAGTTTTGTTTATGCGGCGTGGTCGGGCCTTGGTACAATTCTTATTTCCCTTGTGGGTTATTTCTATTTTAAAGAAACTTTTGATATTTTAAAAATTATTGGATTATTTTTAATAATTTTAGGTGTCGTTTTTATGAAGTATTCCAATGTGCAATTAAAATAG
- a CDS encoding HlyD family secretion protein, with protein MPFSVKKIILSLIGFIVFIIVTYFIYQNVFYVTTDNAQIEGHALLISPKASGFITKVHIIQGQKVKKGQILIEIDDRDYVYSLKQSKANLISLNAKMRDIEINYKRTEKLYKIGAATQQQYDSALANFNDIRAQTESVQAQVLQAELMLEYAKVKAPSNGVIAKTSAEIGQLANIGVPLIGFVDSDERWVTANFKETEIEDIRIGERAQIDVDAISSKSFLGTVFSMSSATGATFTLLPPDNATGNFTKVVQRVAVRIKFDKLSDQDIELLKNGLSVIVKVRKSRENL; from the coding sequence ATGCCATTTTCTGTAAAAAAAATTATTTTATCTTTAATTGGTTTTATCGTATTCATAATTGTGACCTATTTTATATATCAAAATGTTTTTTATGTCACCACAGATAATGCTCAAATTGAAGGACATGCTTTATTAATCTCACCGAAAGCTTCAGGGTTTATCACTAAAGTACATATTATACAAGGACAAAAAGTAAAAAAAGGGCAAATATTAATTGAAATAGATGATCGTGATTATGTTTATTCATTAAAGCAGTCTAAAGCAAATTTAATTTCATTAAATGCAAAAATGCGAGATATTGAAATCAATTATAAAAGAACTGAAAAATTATATAAAATTGGCGCTGCAACTCAACAACAATATGATTCTGCATTAGCAAACTTTAATGACATTCGTGCGCAGACAGAAAGCGTTCAGGCTCAAGTTTTGCAAGCAGAATTAATGCTAGAATATGCTAAAGTAAAAGCACCATCGAATGGAGTTATAGCTAAAACGTCAGCTGAAATAGGTCAATTAGCAAATATTGGTGTTCCATTAATTGGATTTGTCGATTCTGATGAGAGATGGGTAACAGCAAATTTTAAGGAAACAGAGATTGAAGATATTCGTATTGGAGAACGTGCGCAAATCGACGTCGATGCGATTTCAAGTAAATCATTTTTAGGAACTGTATTTTCTATGAGCTCAGCAACCGGAGCAACTTTCACTTTGTTACCTCCCGATAATGCAACAGGGAATTTTACAAAAGTTGTTCAGAGAGTAGCAGTACGAATTAAATTTGATAAATTATCTGATCAAGATATAGAACTATTAAAAAATGGACTTTCTGTTATTGTTAAGGTTCGTAAAAGCCGGGAAAATTTATGA
- a CDS encoding DHA2 family efflux MFS transporter permease subunit — protein sequence MSLTSRLIIFVAVLASLLEIIDTSIVNVAIPTMMGNLGATLDDVSMVVTGYTVANAIVLPVSAWLGERIGRRRYYLSCIAIFTITSVACGLAPNLTSLIIFRIFQGLAGGALLPTSQALIYEQFPKEQAGTAGAIFGMSVMVGPTLGPVLGGYLTDNYGWRSIFNINLPIGVLTIFMGLMCIQDRTNAEKNKSNLDIFGFILLVLGIGCLQFLLERGQADDWFESKIILTCAIVSIISIILFIWWELKVKFPIINLRLFKEPIVVSGVTLMGCLGFFLYGVVFVLPVFLNSTFNYTAVQIGELFIPGSILTAMLMPLAGKKVQTISDPRKLIVIGLIGVEICLYMMSFFSPLTSVNEILIMLFMRGAALAFLFVPINSTILSQFSGYELGQVAGLLNLFRQIGGSIGIAVIDTLLARHISYNYNEILLHVSNLSTTSINELNSSASNFSFRFLKDIGLSNSSNAALLSLYSRVQHQAFALSFLQLVQIMMIIFAISFLPIIFIKLKKKVKNVSNSH from the coding sequence ATGAGTTTGACCTCGCGTCTCATAATTTTTGTTGCTGTACTCGCCTCACTACTTGAAATTATCGATACCTCCATTGTCAATGTTGCTATTCCTACCATGATGGGAAATCTGGGCGCCACACTTGATGATGTCAGCATGGTTGTAACAGGTTACACTGTTGCCAATGCCATTGTTTTACCTGTCTCTGCATGGTTGGGTGAGCGTATAGGAAGAAGAAGATATTATTTATCTTGTATTGCCATATTCACAATCACATCTGTTGCCTGTGGTCTTGCACCCAATTTAACTTCCTTAATTATTTTTAGAATCTTTCAAGGTCTTGCGGGAGGAGCATTGCTTCCTACCTCTCAAGCCCTTATTTATGAGCAATTTCCAAAAGAACAGGCAGGAACGGCTGGAGCTATTTTTGGCATGAGCGTAATGGTGGGACCAACCTTGGGTCCTGTTTTAGGCGGCTATCTGACTGATAATTATGGTTGGAGATCTATTTTTAATATTAACTTGCCTATTGGAGTTTTAACTATTTTTATGGGTCTTATGTGCATTCAAGATCGCACAAATGCGGAAAAAAATAAATCAAATTTAGATATTTTTGGTTTTATATTGCTTGTTCTTGGAATTGGATGTTTGCAATTTTTATTAGAAAGAGGGCAGGCTGATGACTGGTTTGAATCAAAAATTATTTTGACTTGTGCTATTGTCTCAATTATTTCAATTATTTTATTTATTTGGTGGGAACTTAAAGTCAAATTTCCAATAATTAATCTTCGCTTATTTAAAGAACCAATTGTTGTTTCGGGTGTTACATTAATGGGTTGTTTGGGTTTTTTTCTTTATGGAGTTGTATTTGTTTTACCAGTATTTTTAAATAGTACTTTTAATTATACTGCGGTTCAAATTGGCGAACTTTTTATTCCTGGTTCCATTCTAACAGCAATGTTAATGCCTTTAGCTGGAAAAAAAGTCCAAACAATTTCAGATCCCAGAAAATTAATAGTTATTGGTCTTATTGGAGTCGAAATTTGTCTTTATATGATGTCTTTTTTCTCTCCATTAACATCGGTAAATGAAATTTTAATAATGCTATTTATGCGTGGGGCGGCTTTAGCGTTTTTATTTGTACCCATTAATTCTACAATTTTAAGTCAATTCTCTGGTTATGAATTGGGACAAGTCGCAGGTTTATTAAATTTATTTAGGCAAATTGGGGGAAGTATAGGTATTGCTGTTATAGATACTCTATTAGCAAGGCATATTAGTTATAACTATAATGAAATATTGTTGCATGTTTCGAATTTAAGTACGACTTCAATTAATGAATTAAATTCGTCTGCAAGTAATTTCTCGTTCAGATTTTTAAAAGATATCGGATTATCTAATTCTTCTAATGCCGCTTTGCTGAGTTTATATAGCCGTGTTCAGCATCAGGCCTTTGCTTTGAGTTTTTTACAGCTTGTGCAAATCATGATGATCATATTTGCAATTTCTTTTTTACCCATAATTTTTATTAAGCTTAAGAAAAAAGTAAAAAATGTATCCAATTCCCATTAA
- a CDS encoding mechanosensitive ion channel family protein, with product MTSFSDFQFYFQHIVTTAIFFFSLIAIRFLVVKQISQSKISPAETKRSIIVRVNNAFIVLIFFTIITIWSNELKTMAISFVAIAAAIAIATKEFFLCFIGGLYKWLAKPFSIGDRIEILNYRGEVADFKFMSTTLLEIGPGKDHYQYTGRTLVIPNSIYLTNSIAKESHSESFTLHTFIVPISKNEDWKSCEANLLFAAQESCKSYLEEAKRFYLSEKHFFVLGPVSIEPRVQFSISNLNQIDMIVRIPCPSLQTNKVQQNIIRTFLELQSEKKEKIKNDRLGANAF from the coding sequence ATGACTTCGTTTTCTGATTTTCAGTTTTATTTTCAACATATTGTAACAACAGCTATTTTTTTCTTTTCTTTAATTGCCATACGATTTTTAGTAGTAAAACAAATTTCACAATCAAAAATATCTCCAGCAGAAACAAAACGAAGCATTATTGTACGCGTGAATAATGCTTTTATTGTTCTCATTTTTTTCACAATTATCACAATTTGGTCCAATGAATTAAAAACTATGGCCATCTCCTTTGTAGCCATTGCCGCAGCTATTGCTATTGCTACAAAAGAATTCTTCTTATGTTTTATCGGAGGGTTATACAAATGGCTTGCCAAACCCTTTTCCATTGGCGATCGCATTGAAATTTTAAATTATCGTGGTGAAGTCGCTGATTTTAAATTTATGAGTACCACATTACTTGAAATTGGTCCTGGCAAAGATCATTATCAATATACAGGAAGAACATTGGTCATTCCCAACAGTATTTATCTGACAAATTCCATTGCAAAAGAAAGTCACAGCGAAAGTTTTACTTTACATACTTTTATTGTCCCTATTTCAAAAAATGAGGATTGGAAAAGTTGTGAAGCAAATTTACTTTTCGCTGCACAAGAATCCTGTAAGTCATATCTTGAGGAAGCAAAACGTTTTTACCTTAGTGAAAAACATTTTTTTGTATTAGGGCCTGTAAGTATTGAACCACGCGTCCAGTTTTCCATTTCAAATTTAAATCAAATCGATATGATAGTCCGAATTCCTTGTCCTTCCTTACAAACAAATAAAGTGCAACAAAATATTATTCGCACTTTTCTTGAATTGCAGAGTGAAAAAAAAGAAAAAATAAAAAATGATCGCCTTGGTGCAAATGCCTTTTAA
- a CDS encoding peptide MFS transporter: MTTKIKQPKGMYVLAFTEIFERFSYYTLSFLLVLYASASVEKGGLGWSNAESLSLAGLYTLAAYTLPIIGSYCADSLIGRGKAVVIGGFIIILGHFLMLFSKVEIIFYIALFCVAAGTGFFKPCMPSLLGDLYKPNDTRRESGFSWYYFGINVGAMIAGISGGLLMQNFGFPVALASAGVGMIIGMIVFYFGRKHLVLEFTRRRRHDPKPPRKTMTKIQKKAAGCLALAFVFFAIWTTVYNIAVSGTLTLYIEKFTNKTVFNYDIPSPFFMSLESLTIITCTPIITYILARQARKNKYPHFFSQMSFAVILSAAGLFYFTYLSYIGQGVAEGTKPFQYYEIMLFIIILSLSETIISPVMMSTISVMAPQRYKSLFQSFYLATFGLTGLLAAKIGKDSLDTPFKTFLIVSIVIFTGGIVYFFMKSKMIKIAHEATKEQAKLQ; this comes from the coding sequence ATGACAACAAAAATCAAACAACCTAAAGGTATGTATGTACTTGCCTTCACCGAAATATTTGAACGTTTCAGTTATTACACACTTTCTTTTCTTTTAGTGCTCTATGCCTCCGCTTCCGTTGAAAAAGGAGGCTTGGGTTGGAGCAATGCGGAGTCCTTATCTCTGGCTGGATTATATACTTTAGCGGCCTACACCCTCCCTATTATCGGATCCTACTGCGCCGACAGTCTCATTGGTCGGGGCAAAGCCGTAGTAATTGGTGGTTTCATTATTATATTAGGCCACTTTTTAATGTTATTTTCAAAAGTTGAAATAATTTTCTATATTGCCTTATTCTGCGTCGCTGCAGGCACAGGTTTTTTTAAACCCTGTATGCCCTCCTTATTAGGCGATCTCTACAAACCTAACGATACCCGTCGTGAGTCGGGTTTTAGTTGGTATTACTTTGGCATTAATGTCGGAGCGATGATTGCTGGAATCAGTGGCGGCTTGCTCATGCAAAATTTTGGCTTTCCTGTTGCCCTCGCATCGGCGGGTGTAGGCATGATCATTGGCATGATTGTCTTTTATTTTGGAAGAAAGCACCTTGTTTTAGAATTCACTCGACGCCGTCGTCATGATCCCAAACCACCTCGTAAAACCATGACTAAAATTCAAAAAAAGGCTGCGGGTTGTTTAGCTCTTGCTTTTGTCTTTTTTGCTATTTGGACAACTGTATATAATATTGCCGTATCTGGTACCTTAACATTATATATAGAAAAATTTACAAATAAAACAGTATTTAATTACGATATTCCTTCCCCTTTTTTTATGTCACTTGAAAGTTTAACAATAATTACATGTACTCCCATTATTACTTATATTTTAGCGCGCCAGGCTCGCAAAAATAAATATCCTCATTTTTTTAGTCAAATGAGCTTTGCTGTCATTTTATCTGCCGCCGGATTATTTTATTTTACTTATCTTTCCTATATTGGCCAAGGTGTTGCAGAAGGCACAAAACCATTCCAATATTATGAAATCATGCTATTTATTATTATTCTTTCACTTAGTGAAACCATTATTTCTCCTGTCATGATGTCAACAATAAGTGTCATGGCGCCGCAACGTTACAAATCATTATTTCAGTCTTTTTATTTAGCAACCTTTGGCTTAACAGGATTGCTTGCAGCAAAAATAGGAAAAGATTCTTTAGACACACCCTTTAAAACTTTTTTAATTGTCAGTATAGTGATCTTCACAGGTGGTATTGTTTACTTTTTTATGAAAAGTAAAATGATAAAAATCGCCCATGAAGCAACAAAAGAACAGGCTAAGCTTCAATAA
- the purM gene encoding phosphoribosylformylglycinamidine cyclo-ligase produces MTSTSTGSSSTYEKAGVSIIAGEKLVDKIKKINPTIGGFAGIYKLDEERSLVACTDGVGTKLELGIKMQRYEDLGQDLVAMSVNDLIVCGARPLFFLDYFATGKLDIDVAHRVIKGIVKACQDSSCLLLGGETAEMPGFYDNNKFDLAGFAVGEVQNAEIIDGKNIKESDIIVGLPSSGFHSNGYSLVRKIMADNHLTLETPFEGKTIGHYLTEPTKLYVKDILNLKKQITIKGMAHITGGGLTNIARILPEKLVYDIDKSKIPVPSIIKYFQTLGEISDDEAFTVWNMGMGFALVIDQNEFEKLKRILPESFIVGKIISLAQKK; encoded by the coding sequence ATGACAAGCACATCCACAGGTTCAAGCAGCACATATGAAAAAGCGGGAGTGAGCATTATTGCCGGTGAAAAACTGGTAGATAAAATCAAAAAAATTAATCCTACTATTGGTGGCTTTGCGGGCATTTATAAATTGGATGAAGAACGCTCCTTGGTTGCCTGTACCGATGGCGTTGGTACCAAACTTGAACTGGGAATAAAAATGCAGCGCTATGAAGATTTAGGACAAGATCTCGTTGCTATGAGTGTGAATGATCTCATTGTCTGTGGGGCTCGTCCCCTTTTTTTCCTCGATTATTTTGCTACAGGAAAACTGGATATCGATGTGGCTCATCGCGTTATTAAAGGAATTGTAAAAGCATGCCAAGACTCAAGTTGTTTGCTTTTAGGTGGTGAAACAGCCGAAATGCCAGGATTTTATGATAATAATAAATTTGATCTCGCTGGTTTTGCCGTGGGAGAAGTTCAAAATGCAGAAATAATAGATGGAAAAAATATTAAGGAAAGTGACATTATTGTTGGTTTACCTAGCAGTGGTTTTCATTCCAATGGCTATTCTCTCGTACGTAAAATCATGGCCGACAATCATTTAACTCTTGAAACACCATTTGAAGGTAAAACAATTGGACATTATTTAACAGAACCGACAAAACTCTATGTAAAAGATATTTTAAATTTAAAGAAACAGATTACAATAAAAGGCATGGCACACATAACGGGTGGTGGACTTACAAATATTGCACGCATATTACCTGAAAAATTAGTATATGACATTGATAAATCAAAAATCCCCGTTCCCTCAATCATTAAATATTTTCAAACTTTAGGAGAAATTTCTGATGATGAGGCCTTTACTGTTTGGAATATGGGAATGGGTTTTGCTTTGGTTATTGATCAAAATGAATTTGAAAAATTAAAACGTATTTTACCTGAAAGCTTCATTGTTGGAAAAATTATTTCTTTAGCCCAAAAGAAATAA
- the purN gene encoding phosphoribosylglycinamide formyltransferase, with protein MIVVLASGTGTNFEAIADAFPNKVKALICNIENAKVIAKAKQRNIPSYVVPHKNFISRNEHEIALLQSIKHLTDIKVIVLAGYMRVLTNIFFNEINKFSFPPLLINLHPAPLHLYKGAHAYEYAVDNKVTNWGLTVHEVIPELDSGKILNFISFPVFPFENTEQLKERVRPLEHQLLIKSIKKIISQENVTL; from the coding sequence ATGATTGTCGTCTTAGCTAGTGGAACGGGTACAAATTTTGAAGCAATTGCTGATGCTTTTCCAAATAAAGTAAAAGCATTAATCTGTAATATTGAAAATGCAAAAGTGATTGCAAAAGCAAAGCAACGCAACATTCCTTCGTATGTTGTTCCGCATAAAAATTTTATAAGTCGCAATGAACATGAAATTGCTTTATTACAATCTATAAAACATTTAACCGATATTAAAGTCATTGTTCTTGCTGGTTATATGCGTGTATTAACAAACATCTTTTTTAATGAAATAAATAAATTTAGTTTCCCTCCCCTCTTAATTAATTTGCATCCTGCTCCCTTGCATTTGTATAAAGGAGCGCATGCTTATGAATATGCCGTTGATAATAAAGTAACAAACTGGGGACTTACTGTTCACGAAGTAATTCCTGAACTTGATTCCGGAAAAATATTAAATTTTATATCGTTTCCTGTATTTCCTTTTGAAAATACAGAACAATTAAAAGAGCGGGTGCGCCCCCTGGAGCACCAATTACTCATTAAATCTATTAAAAAAATCATTTCACAGGAGAACGTTACTTTATGA
- a CDS encoding phosphoribosylaminoimidazolesuccinocarboxamide synthase, translated as MAFIQSLYIGKVRNSAILNNETRIIQTTPRISAFDFIFPFEVEKKAEILQAISVWYFNKTKHIIENSLIGCLDETHLLVKEAQVFPIEIIVRSYLSGSLWRLYEEKGATAVFSIYGVMLPEGMIQNQKFEKPILTPTTKAETGHDCPISCEQAAQIVGKENWNYIEKKALELFLFGEKEAQSRGLILVDTKYEMGLYQNKIILVDEIHTPDSSRYWYAKNLNLSSPKQLSKEFLREELIKILGKPENFKENPANHPYFSDKKVTDEIAHKISQRYIELYETFVGNVTPSEICNSYSIDWPIPKNIFNEYMDSATMPAKILVAGNGGRDFSIYSSFTKLPEVNSVYCAAGKRNWFTAKYKECPSTNVSDIAKFAAENSVGLVIAGPELPIAQGISAACQEFKIPVLAPSLGCASLEASKIICKEIIISAGIKTADSTIITWKKLKETLHCFIENGSSNNFSLPCVIKYDSLAAGKGVFVLFKREDVIEALHSIEINLNEWESLSAQINAPTYSKKQGEPCFLIEETLSGEEISAIALCNGENFRLLPIARDYKRRNNGQTGPNTGGMGTVSPMQLNSQLREQIKDSFTKTLRELVKRNMPYQGFLFAGFMVDKNNTAWLLEYNCRLGDPETQVLLPGLQRDFYTELYRTAKGLPFLFPEKSGTAFSHDNLKRVFVVGASPEYPEKSAARREVLIPENNEFSELNCEFIPTAIEPDNSTTGGRAFGVTATALTFEEAQKNAYIAMNKIQLKNSDGTLSQPHFRTDIAAELCSYENSK; from the coding sequence ATGGCATTTATACAAAGCCTATATATTGGAAAAGTTCGCAATAGCGCTATTCTTAATAACGAAACAAGAATCATTCAAACAACACCACGTATTTCTGCCTTCGATTTCATATTCCCATTTGAAGTTGAAAAAAAAGCAGAAATATTACAAGCTATTTCAGTTTGGTACTTTAATAAAACAAAACATATTATTGAAAATAGTTTAATAGGATGTCTTGACGAAACTCATTTATTAGTAAAAGAAGCACAAGTTTTTCCTATAGAAATTATTGTTCGTTCCTATTTAAGTGGAAGTCTTTGGCGTTTATATGAAGAAAAAGGTGCTACAGCCGTTTTTTCAATTTATGGTGTTATGTTACCCGAAGGTATGATCCAAAATCAAAAATTTGAAAAACCGATTCTCACTCCTACAACCAAAGCAGAAACCGGCCATGATTGCCCTATTTCATGTGAGCAAGCGGCACAAATTGTTGGAAAAGAAAATTGGAATTATATAGAAAAAAAGGCGCTTGAATTATTTTTATTTGGAGAAAAAGAAGCACAATCACGTGGACTCATTTTAGTTGATACAAAATATGAAATGGGATTGTATCAAAATAAAATTATTCTTGTAGATGAAATTCACACGCCCGATTCTTCTCGCTATTGGTATGCCAAAAATTTAAATTTATCCTCCCCTAAGCAATTATCCAAAGAGTTTTTACGTGAAGAACTTATAAAAATATTAGGCAAACCAGAAAACTTTAAAGAAAATCCTGCAAATCATCCTTATTTTTCGGACAAAAAAGTAACAGATGAAATAGCCCACAAAATTTCTCAAAGATACATTGAGCTATATGAAACTTTTGTAGGAAATGTAACTCCCTCTGAAATTTGCAATTCCTATTCAATTGATTGGCCTATTCCAAAAAATATTTTTAATGAATATATGGATTCTGCCACTATGCCTGCAAAAATTCTTGTCGCAGGAAATGGCGGACGCGACTTTTCTATTTATTCCTCATTTACAAAATTACCTGAGGTGAATAGCGTCTATTGTGCCGCAGGAAAAAGAAATTGGTTTACCGCAAAGTATAAAGAATGTCCGTCAACAAATGTTTCCGATATTGCAAAATTCGCTGCGGAAAATAGCGTTGGCCTTGTCATAGCGGGGCCTGAGCTTCCTATTGCGCAAGGTATAAGTGCCGCATGTCAAGAATTTAAAATACCCGTTCTCGCTCCCTCGCTCGGCTGTGCTTCTCTAGAAGCAAGTAAAATTATTTGTAAAGAAATTATTATCAGTGCTGGAATTAAAACAGCAGACTCAACAATAATAACTTGGAAAAAATTAAAAGAAACACTCCATTGTTTTATCGAAAATGGCAGTTCAAATAATTTTTCATTACCTTGTGTTATAAAATACGACAGTCTTGCGGCAGGAAAAGGTGTTTTTGTCTTATTTAAACGAGAAGATGTTATTGAAGCTCTTCATTCCATTGAAATTAATTTAAATGAATGGGAAAGCTTATCGGCACAAATTAATGCTCCTACATATAGTAAAAAACAAGGGGAACCTTGTTTCCTTATTGAAGAAACTCTCTCGGGTGAAGAAATTTCGGCCATTGCCCTTTGCAACGGTGAAAACTTTCGTTTGTTACCTATAGCTCGCGATTATAAACGCAGAAATAATGGGCAAACAGGACCTAATACAGGAGGTATGGGAACAGTTTCTCCTATGCAATTAAATTCTCAATTAAGGGAACAAATTAAAGATTCATTTACAAAAACTCTGCGCGAGTTGGTAAAAAGAAATATGCCTTATCAAGGATTCCTTTTTGCTGGATTTATGGTGGATAAAAATAACACCGCTTGGCTTTTAGAGTATAATTGCCGGCTGGGAGATCCGGAAACCCAAGTATTACTTCCAGGTTTGCAGCGTGATTTTTATACGGAATTATACCGAACAGCAAAAGGTTTGCCATTTTTATTTCCTGAAAAATCGGGCACTGCTTTTTCCCATGATAATTTAAAAAGAGTTTTTGTTGTCGGAGCTTCACCAGAATATCCTGAAAAAAGTGCGGCAAGAAGAGAAGTTCTTATTCCTGAAAATAACGAATTTTCAGAGTTAAATTGTGAATTTATTCCTACCGCAATCGAACCAGATAATTCCACAACGGGGGGGCGTGCTTTTGGCGTCACCGCAACTGCATTAACTTTTGAGGAAGCGCAAAAAAATGCCTACATAGCTATGAATAAAATTCAACTTAAAAACTCAGATGGAACTTTATCCCAGCCGCATTTTCGCACAGACATTGCGGCCGAATTATGTTCCTATGAAAATTCAAAATAG